In Candidatus Cohnella colombiensis, one DNA window encodes the following:
- a CDS encoding CrcB family protein: protein MNEWAMIVAIGSGGAIGTLLRYGVGKLLERKGKPTFYGTLIVNLVGCLSIGVVMGLHWNEENIAAYAFFATGILGGLTTYSTLNVQKVTLRTSASRLTLVVYLIATYAGGLLATALGALITNLLIT, encoded by the coding sequence ATGAATGAGTGGGCGATGATTGTTGCCATTGGATCTGGAGGAGCAATTGGCACATTACTTCGATATGGTGTAGGCAAACTGTTAGAACGAAAGGGTAAGCCTACATTTTACGGAACGTTGATTGTTAACCTTGTTGGATGCTTAAGCATAGGTGTTGTAATGGGATTACATTGGAATGAGGAAAATATAGCGGCATATGCTTTCTTCGCAACGGGAATATTAGGTGGCTTGACGACGTATTCCACTTTGAATGTTCAGAAGGTCACACTTCGTACATCTGCATCACGGTTGACTTTAGTCGTATATTTAATTGCAACTTATGCAGGAGGACTACTTGCGACTGCGCTAGGTGCACTAATAACTAATTTATTGATTACATAA
- a CDS encoding CrcB family protein — protein MRLIVAVGVAGFMGAVLRYEIGLWFTTANGASAFPWPTLFVNLTGSFLLGLLFGYASTYKVPHWFKEAAGTGFLGAYTTFSAFSGQLWQLIEGQNYSYAIIYVLLSGVGGWIIATAGYSLGLKGRAV, from the coding sequence ATGAGACTTATTGTCGCAGTGGGTGTTGCAGGTTTTATGGGCGCGGTATTACGATATGAGATCGGTTTGTGGTTTACTACAGCTAATGGAGCTTCAGCATTTCCTTGGCCGACACTATTCGTGAATCTCACTGGATCATTCTTGCTCGGACTTTTGTTCGGGTACGCCTCTACTTATAAAGTACCTCATTGGTTTAAAGAAGCAGCGGGAACAGGCTTTCTTGGAGCATATACAACCTTCAGTGCCTTTAGCGGACAACTTTGGCAGCTCATTGAGGGGCAAAATTATAGCTACGCAATCATATATGTTCTTCTCAGTGGTGTAGGTGGCTGGATCATCGCGACAGCAGGCTATTCCTTGGGACTTAAGGGGAGAGCCGTATGA
- a CDS encoding rhodanese-like domain-containing protein — protein MSPYGTTTVEELKARLDKGEHIHLIDVREDEEVAQGMIPGAIHLPLGQIPDRLAEIPKEEEVIIICRSGVRSDNACQYLSSLGYTGTVNLVGGMLAWAHLPQD, from the coding sequence ATGAGTCCATATGGTACAACAACTGTTGAAGAACTAAAAGCACGTTTAGATAAGGGCGAGCATATTCACCTCATTGACGTCCGCGAAGACGAAGAGGTTGCACAAGGCATGATTCCTGGCGCTATTCACCTACCACTTGGACAAATCCCTGATCGCTTAGCGGAAATTCCGAAAGAGGAAGAAGTAATCATCATCTGTCGCAGCGGAGTCCGTAGTGATAATGCATGCCAATACTTAAGCTCACTCGGTTATACAGGCACGGTCAATTTGGTTGGTGGAATGCTTGCGTGGGCTCATCTTCCACAAGACTAA
- a CDS encoding shikimate kinase produces the protein MVEFDKSRSIVIVGFMGTGKSTVSRLLSERLGWDRIDTDDEVVRRAGKSIPQLFEDNGEEVFRDMETAVIQDVLSGSPKVIATGGGAVLREVNRHVMLQQGWVVSLTADRECLISRVTSASAAGTRPLLAGDAEARVHALLESRRNAYDFAHLTIDTTNRTPLEVTQYLLHTLKDF, from the coding sequence ATGGTTGAATTCGACAAGAGTCGAAGTATTGTCATTGTAGGCTTTATGGGGACAGGAAAATCAACGGTAAGTCGGTTGCTTTCAGAACGTCTTGGTTGGGATCGTATAGATACGGATGATGAAGTCGTAAGACGCGCGGGGAAGTCGATTCCACAATTGTTTGAAGATAATGGCGAAGAAGTGTTTCGCGATATGGAGACAGCAGTTATTCAGGACGTATTATCTGGAAGCCCCAAAGTAATTGCTACCGGTGGCGGAGCTGTTCTACGTGAAGTGAACAGACATGTCATGTTACAGCAAGGCTGGGTTGTCTCTTTGACTGCTGATCGAGAATGCCTAATCAGCCGTGTGACGAGTGCTAGTGCAGCAGGTACTAGGCCATTGCTCGCAGGTGATGCTGAAGCTCGTGTCCATGCTTTGCTTGAATCGAGGCGAAATGCCTATGATTTTGCACATCTGACAATTGATACAACGAACCGAACACCGCTTGAAGTGACGCAGTACCTCCTACATACGCTGAAGGATTTCTAG
- the gndA gene encoding NADP-dependent phosphogluconate dehydrogenase has product MSNANIGVVGLAVMGRNLALNIESRGFTVAVYNRSAEKTHDLLNTDGKGKKLVGTFSVEEFVNSLEKPRKILIMVQAGAGTDATIDSLIPYLDQGDIIIDGGNAYFPDTQRRSEELTAKGFNFIGTGVSGGEEGALKGPSIMPGGPESAYRLVEPILTGISAKVNGDPCCTYIGPDGAGHYVKMVHNGIEYGDMQLICEAYQLLKDVLGLSTDELHSIFAEWNKGELDSYLIEITTDIFAAKDPETGKPMIDVILDAAGQKGTGKWTSQSALDLGVPLSIITESVFSRFLSAMKEERVAASKVLKGPKTSAFQGDKAAFIESVRKALFASKICSYAQGFAQMRAASEEYGWNLRYGDIAMIFRGGCIIRARFLQNIKDAYDRDAQLRNLLLDEYFKNVVESYQDAWREVVSTAIGYGIPVPSFASAIAYYDSYRSERLPANLLQAQRDYFGAHTFKRLDKEGSFHHNWLNS; this is encoded by the coding sequence ATGTCGAATGCAAACATTGGCGTCGTCGGCTTAGCCGTAATGGGACGCAACCTTGCTCTAAACATTGAGAGCCGTGGATTCACTGTAGCGGTATATAACCGTTCCGCAGAGAAAACACATGATTTGTTGAATACGGATGGCAAAGGAAAAAAATTAGTAGGAACATTCTCTGTAGAAGAGTTTGTTAATTCGCTTGAGAAGCCACGCAAAATTTTGATTATGGTTCAAGCGGGCGCAGGAACAGATGCGACAATCGATTCTCTGATTCCGTATCTAGATCAAGGGGACATTATCATTGATGGTGGTAACGCTTATTTCCCTGACACGCAACGTCGTAGCGAGGAATTGACAGCTAAGGGCTTCAACTTCATTGGAACAGGTGTATCAGGTGGAGAAGAGGGAGCGCTTAAAGGCCCGTCGATTATGCCAGGTGGTCCTGAATCAGCTTATCGTCTAGTCGAGCCAATTCTTACAGGAATTTCCGCTAAGGTTAATGGCGATCCTTGCTGTACATATATCGGACCCGATGGCGCTGGCCACTATGTAAAGATGGTTCATAACGGGATCGAGTACGGCGATATGCAATTAATTTGCGAAGCTTACCAATTGTTGAAGGATGTATTGGGCTTGTCCACAGACGAGCTTCACAGTATTTTTGCAGAGTGGAATAAAGGCGAGCTTGATAGCTACCTGATCGAAATCACAACTGATATCTTTGCTGCGAAAGACCCTGAGACGGGTAAGCCAATGATCGATGTTATTTTGGATGCAGCAGGTCAAAAAGGTACAGGCAAGTGGACGAGCCAAAGTGCACTCGACCTCGGTGTACCTCTTTCCATCATTACAGAATCCGTATTCTCACGTTTCCTTTCTGCAATGAAGGAAGAGCGCGTTGCTGCTAGCAAAGTGCTTAAAGGACCGAAAACTTCTGCATTCCAAGGCGATAAAGCCGCATTCATCGAAAGTGTTCGTAAAGCATTGTTTGCAAGCAAAATCTGCTCCTATGCACAAGGCTTCGCTCAAATGCGTGCCGCGTCTGAAGAGTATGGTTGGAACTTGCGTTATGGCGACATCGCAATGATCTTCCGTGGAGGCTGCATCATTCGTGCACGCTTCTTGCAAAATATTAAAGATGCTTACGATCGCGATGCGCAGCTTCGCAACCTGTTGCTTGATGAATACTTCAAGAACGTTGTTGAGTCCTATCAAGATGCATGGCGTGAAGTTGTATCGACAGCGATTGGTTACGGAATTCCGGTTCCGTCGTTCGCAAGCGCAATTGCTTACTATGACAGCTATCGTTCGGAGCGTCTACCTGCAAACCTGCTTCAAGCGCAACGTGACTACTTCGGTGCACATACATTTAAGCGTTTGGATAAGGAAGGTAGCTTCCACCATAATTGGTTGAACTCCTAA
- a CDS encoding YceI family protein has product MSANTWNLDKSHSGINFSVRHMMITNVRGSFNDFSAEVTADPSNLAGAQVKIQIAAASIDTKDEGRDGHLKSPDFFNVEQYPNLEFVATSLTHKSGDDYKLVGDLTIAGVTKSVELVTEISGPAKDPWGNEKIGVVADGAISRAEFGLTWNAALETGGLLVGDNIKLHIELEFAKA; this is encoded by the coding sequence ATGTCAGCAAACACTTGGAATTTAGACAAATCACACAGCGGGATCAATTTTAGTGTGCGTCACATGATGATTACGAACGTTCGTGGATCGTTCAATGACTTCTCAGCAGAAGTTACTGCCGACCCATCCAATCTGGCAGGTGCACAAGTTAAGATTCAAATTGCTGCTGCTAGTATTGATACGAAGGATGAAGGTCGCGACGGTCACTTGAAATCGCCAGACTTCTTCAACGTAGAACAATATCCAAACTTGGAATTTGTAGCAACAAGCCTTACTCATAAGAGCGGTGATGATTATAAGCTTGTTGGCGATCTTACAATCGCAGGAGTAACGAAATCCGTTGAATTGGTGACTGAAATTTCTGGTCCTGCTAAAGATCCTTGGGGCAACGAGAAAATCGGTGTTGTAGCAGATGGAGCAATTAGCCGCGCTGAATTCGGATTGACTTGGAATGCGGCTCTTGAAACAGGTGGCCTCCTCGTTGGCGATAACATCAAGCTGCACATCGAGCTTGAATTCGCGAAAGCTTAA